Within the Magnetospirillum sp. ME-1 genome, the region TCCAGCAGGTCGGTCTCGGAAAACTGCCACTTGGCGTCGGGATTGCGGCGCCAGGTGCCGGTGCCGGTGCACGGCGCGTCCACCAGCACCCGGTCGAAGGACCCGGCCGAGCGCTTGATCCACTTGTCGGATTCGCCCTCGATCACCCGGCGGGTGACGTTGTGGACGCCGGCCCGGCGCAGGCGGTCCTGGGCGCGGTCGACCCGCCACTCGGCCACGTCGCAGGCCACCAGGCGCCCCTTGTTCTGCATGGAGGCGGCCAGCGCCAGGGTCTTGCCTCCGGCGCCGGCGCAGTAATCCACCACCGCCTGTCCCGGCTTGGGATCGGTGAGCAGGGCGACCAACTGCGAGCCCTCGTCCTGCACCTCGATCAGGCCGTTACGCCAGGCCTGGACCTGAACCAGGGGCACGCGGGCGTAAAGGCGCAGGCCGATGGGCGAGAGCGCGGTGGGTTCGGACTTGATGCCTTCCTTGGCCAGGGCGCGGATGGCTTCTTCGCGCGTCGCCTTCAAGGTGTTGACCCGCAGGTCCAGGGGCGCCTCGTCGCGCATGGCGCCCATCTCGGAATCCAGCCGCTCGCCGAACAGGGCGGCGAGGCGCTGCGTCATCCATTCGGGGTACTCGCCGCGCACATGGGGCGGCATGTCGCGGTGGAACAGGCTCTTTTGTCCCGCCAGCATGTCCAGCACCCGGCGCTCGGGCGGCTCGGGCGGATAGGCGGAATGGGGGCCCTTAAACAGGTCGGGCTCGGGCCGGACGCCCTCGAACACCATGTCGGCCAGCACGCGGGCGCGGGCTCCGCCCTTGCCGTCGGCATCGGGGCGCTCGGGATGGTCCAGATGCTCCAGCCACCAGTCGAGGCGGGCACGGCGGCGCAGAACGCGCCACACCGTCTCGGCCACGGCGCGGCGATCCTTGGCGCCGATGTAGCGGCGCTGCTTGAAATAGAACGATGCCACCGAATCGGCCGGCTTGGCCGACTTCTCGATTTCGGAAAGCACCTCGATGGCGGCCTGAAGGCGTGCGGCGGGAGTCATACCGGCGAAACTTTGTCCTGAGAATCGCCGGTATCAGCCGCCATTGCGGCGGCGGCCAAGCGCCCGGAGGGGCGCGCCCGGCGAGGGGCAATAGGGCGAGCCGATTCGGCTCGCCAGCACAAGGCCCGATAGATGCGGCAATTCCGCCCGCACTGCAAGCCCCGCATGCCCCCTGGACGGGAGGCTGCGTTGACAGGATCGGTGGGGCGGGTATCTAGTTTTCGCCGATTAATCTCATTGGACTAAATCGAGATGACCGTGATCCGCGCCCTTCTGCTCCTGGTTCTCGCCCTGGCCCCGGCTGTCGCCCAGGCCGGGCCGGAAGCCACCCTGGACAAGGTCAGGCGGACCGGAACCCTGGTTCTCGGCGTGCGCGAGGCCTCGTATCCGCTGTCCTATCTCGACGGCGCGAAGCAGCCCATCGGCTATCACGTGGACATCTGCCGCGGCATTGCCCTGGCGGTGAAGTCCCATCTCGGCCTGGCCGCCCTCGAGGTGCGCACCGAGGTGGTAACCTCGAAGACCCGTATTCCGCGCATGGTGGAGGGCGCCATCGACCTGGAATGCGGCTCGACCACCAACAACGCCGCCCGCCAGGCCCTGGTGGCCTTCGCGCCGACCACCTATGTGGCTTCGGTGCGCATCGCGGTGAAGAAGTCGGCCAGCATCACCAAACTGGCCCAACTGGACGGCAAGACGGTGGTGACCACCGCCGGAGCCACCAGCGTGCAACTGCTGAAGGCCCGGCTCCAGGGGCGCAACA harbors:
- a CDS encoding RsmB/NOP family class I SAM-dependent RNA methyltransferase — its product is MTPAARLQAAIEVLSEIEKSAKPADSVASFYFKQRRYIGAKDRRAVAETVWRVLRRRARLDWWLEHLDHPERPDADGKGGARARVLADMVFEGVRPEPDLFKGPHSAYPPEPPERRVLDMLAGQKSLFHRDMPPHVRGEYPEWMTQRLAALFGERLDSEMGAMRDEAPLDLRVNTLKATREEAIRALAKEGIKSEPTALSPIGLRLYARVPLVQVQAWRNGLIEVQDEGSQLVALLTDPKPGQAVVDYCAGAGGKTLALAASMQNKGRLVACDVAEWRVDRAQDRLRRAGVHNVTRRVIEGESDKWIKRSAGSFDRVLVDAPCTGTGTWRRNPDAKWQFSETDLLELVARQGAILESAARLTKPGGRLVYATCSIMREENEDRVEAFLAAHPDYRPVPVPEIWPEILGELAGTPCPVPGPWLRLSPLAHGTDGFFAAVLEKAS
- a CDS encoding amino acid ABC transporter substrate-binding protein gives rise to the protein MTVIRALLLLVLALAPAVAQAGPEATLDKVRRTGTLVLGVREASYPLSYLDGAKQPIGYHVDICRGIALAVKSHLGLAALEVRTEVVTSKTRIPRMVEGAIDLECGSTTNNAARQALVAFAPTTYVASVRIAVKKSASITKLAQLDGKTVVTTAGATSVQLLKARLQGRNIKVAEAFGNDHADSFRMLESDQAAAFVMDDNLLAGLIASSAAPKDYEILPQTLNTEPIAIMLRKGDPAFKALVDQTVKAMMASGEVGRLYAKWFLSPIPPMNAALNFPMSPVLASLIKFPGDDPAEAFRPEE